In a single window of the Centroberyx gerrardi isolate f3 chromosome 17, fCenGer3.hap1.cur.20231027, whole genome shotgun sequence genome:
- the LOC139923505 gene encoding protein tyrosine phosphatase type IVA 2-like, with product MNRPAPVEISYDCLRFLITHNPTNVQLGRFIEDLKAYGVHTLVRVCAATYDKTPVEQEGIQVLDWPFDDGSAPPDQVVDDWLNLLQTKFREEPGCCVAVHCVAGLGRAPVLVALALIECGMEYEDAVHFIRLKRRGAFNSKQLLYLENYKPKLCLRSKDANGQSCCLQ from the exons ATGAACCGGCCAGCACCAGTGGAAATCTCCTACGACTGTCTGAGATTCCTCATCACACACAACCCAACCAATGTACAACTGGGAAGGTTTATAGAG GATCTGAAGGCGTATGGAGTGCATACCCtggtgagagtgtgtgctgCTACATATGACAAGACACCAGTGGAACAGGAAGGCATTCAAGTCCTG GATTGGCCGTTTGATGATGGCTCTGCCCCCCCGGACCAGGTGGTTGATGATTGGCTGAACCTGCTGCAGACCAAGTTTAGGGAGGAGCCTGGCTGCTGCGTGGCTGTACACTGTGTAGCTGGACTGGGACG AGCTCCTGTATTGGTGGCTTTGGCTCTAATTGAGTGTGGGATGGAGTATGAGGATGCTGTGCACTTCATAAGACT GAAGCGTCGTGGAGCGTTCAATTCCAAGCAGCTACTTTACCTGGAAAACTACAAGCCTAAACTGTGTTTGCGCTCCAAGGATGCCAACGGACAGAGCTGCTGCCTACAGTAG